The DNA window CAAAAGCGTATACCCAGAAAAAAGCTGCAACCAATCCTCTTTCTCTCTATCCCGATTGCCCTGCTCGTCGACACAAATCTGTTCTACAAACTCCCTCCACCTAGGACAATCAGCACCCGGATCATATTCGACAGGAGCTTGACGACTGCAGTAATGCCACGGCTCTTGCGCCTTAACCTCAGCTCTCAACTTCCCGTCAACCTCTACTAACTCCAGAACCGCATTCTTCAAATTTACATACTGTGGTCTATCAAACATCGACTCATGTATCTGAACATCAGGTTCGTTCTTATACCACTTCGCTATTCTCCCAGTAAGATCTCTTGCAATAATATATCGTAGTAATCCTTCAAAAGGTAGCTCCTTAGCCATTTCATTCAAATATTCCTGTATCGCTACACGACCTACACTATCTTTATCCGAAGGGTCTGAACTGATCCAAACTCTCTCCTCTTTGCTGTAGCGCACAAAATACCCCGCGTTCGTATACTTGAGAGTCTCTTGATATTTCTCCTTTACTTTCGTACCAACTTCAACTACCCAGATAGGTACAGATCTTTTTGAGCTTTCTTTCTTTTGATCGTCTGTCCCGTCATTGCTTTCTATCCCATTGCTTTTTATCCCCAAGATGTATTTTATCCTCCATACAACTCTCTTTGCTCTTTTTTCGTCGCATGAAAGCCTACTAACCAACGTGCCAAAACCTTCAAGTTCCTTGCCATTCAAATCACGAGTGTAGGTGTCTTCAACACAGCGAATACGATCTTGTGGCTCTTCGTCCTTGGTCAGTAACGCCACAAGCGAAGCAATCGACTTTACCCTCTCAAGAGAAACCTTCGCATTCTTTAATCCCCCAGCTAACGCTCGATACGCATTGTGACGAGAGGAAGGACCTGGCCAAAATTTGGATAATAGAAAAGCAACCACACCTTCCTCAACCCTCTGACTTAACTCCCCAAACTCTCCCTCCCTATACCCCCCAAAACGTGAATAAATAACCTCATCCTCCTCTGGTATCGAAGGTCCGTCACCTTCTTGCCTGCACAACCTCGAAGGGGGTACAGCTGTTTGATGACCCATCCACCTCAACTCAACTAACGTCTTCCCATCTTCATCGAGGTAACAAACATGCCGAGCATCTCCTTTAACACGATAAAGAAAATGACCTTTACCTTGACGACTTTTCCTCCCAAAGACTACACCGGTAGGCGGGAGAGCTTTTTCAAGCAAGGAAAGTAAGCCAGGCTCATCAACATCAACATCCAGCGTACCCTTCCGCCCCAAAACAATCCCGACATTATACCCCTGCCTGACCCAACCTTTTATTACCTCGGGATTGTCAACATTACCCCTCCCCGTAACCCAACCCTTAACCACAGGCTTCTTCGTTCCCGGCAAAAGACATACGTAGTACTCCGGTAAAAGACGAAACTCCACGATAACCCACCTTTCCAAAGGATTTACGTTTAAGACGACTCCACCGCGTCAACGTCAGGCCTTTCTACGTGAACTTCATCTACCCTACTCTTTCGCGACTTCCTACGCTGGCCTAACGCCCCACTCCGTACCGCCCTATCCAACTCCTCAAGATCCCACCTCAACGAAGCCCCTATCCGATAAGGCTTTAACTTTCCCTCCTTTTCAAGCCTCCAAAGAGTAGGACGAGAGGTTCGAAGGTAGCGAATTGCCTCTTCCGTCGTCAGGAAACTTTTGACTGTCGCCATGTCAGTTCACCTCCTTTTCTTTACTAAAGCCAAGGTAATATGAACCAGGGGTGATGTCAAGGAAAATCTTTGGTTAGGATTGCGGTATTCGGATGAGTCGGTAAAGTTTTCTGTTGCACCTCGTTAAGTTTTTGGTATGCAACTTTTTGGTGGGCGGTCGTACAAGGATGCTCTCACGAACCCTCCTTTGAAGCGCGTCCAATCACACACTCCGACCGCCCACACTTTAAAGCGAAGTAAAACGAAAGGGCCACCAGGTGTCTCAATGTATGTCGCCAGCTTATTCTCGTCGTTCTCCTTCCAAGTCAATAACTTAGTTCGACGGTCGTATCACGCTAACCACAATTCTCTTTTATCCCCCCTTTTTTTGACTCCTGTGTGTGTGTTGTGTGATACGCATTACGCACGCACGGGATAGTATAATCAGATAATATAGAAGCTGCGTAGCTTGATACGCCACCATCGTTATTGTTCCTTTCCTACCAGAGGTAGTGGGGAGGAAGTACGATTTGGGGTAGGGGCTACGCACAGTCCTTAGGTAATCCTCTGCTCGAAGGGTGATGCTTTCTCCTCACACGTGAGAAAACCTTTTTCCTCTTGACTCGGTTTTTCCTGGTGATTAACC is part of the Candidatus Methylacidithermus pantelleriae genome and encodes:
- a CDS encoding helix-turn-helix transcriptional regulator: MATVKSFLTTEEAIRYLRTSRPTLWRLEKEGKLKPYRIGASLRWDLEELDRAVRSGALGQRRKSRKSRVDEVHVERPDVDAVESS
- a CDS encoding phage/plasmid primase, P4 family; translated protein: MPGTKKPVVKGWVTGRGNVDNPEVIKGWVRQGYNVGIVLGRKGTLDVDVDEPGLLSLLEKALPPTGVVFGRKSRQGKGHFLYRVKGDARHVCYLDEDGKTLVELRWMGHQTAVPPSRLCRQEGDGPSIPEEDEVIYSRFGGYREGEFGELSQRVEEGVVAFLLSKFWPGPSSRHNAYRALAGGLKNAKVSLERVKSIASLVALLTKDEEPQDRIRCVEDTYTRDLNGKELEGFGTLVSRLSCDEKRAKRVVWRIKYILGIKSNGIESNDGTDDQKKESSKRSVPIWVVEVGTKVKEKYQETLKYTNAGYFVRYSKEERVWISSDPSDKDSVGRVAIQEYLNEMAKELPFEGLLRYIIARDLTGRIAKWYKNEPDVQIHESMFDRPQYVNLKNAVLELVEVDGKLRAEVKAQEPWHYCSRQAPVEYDPGADCPRWREFVEQICVDEQGNRDREKEDWLQLFSGYTLLPGNPEQLIFLFWGSGANGKSVFLDVLGEILGKQKGYYWVLASDAFAKARRDTHPSAYYPLSKVRLALAPEVPPHEIDSDLVKLITGEKTFDARRMRQDHENLSVRAKVCMLTNHMPHTKDVSYGNMKRYCMVPFYASFVDADHVNPPSFKRDLHIRDKLLEERSGILNWMLEGERRWCEGARLSDGVPSIKEFTAQCIAETSPFMAWFSMAVVKDDSAEYDFGEVYDHYSAYVRENFGEREVSRKQDFGKLLHKRGVRTMRRGKSNKTFVKGIKLLGLGEIL